In one Melospiza melodia melodia isolate bMelMel2 chromosome 5, bMelMel2.pri, whole genome shotgun sequence genomic region, the following are encoded:
- the NPY2R gene encoding neuropeptide Y receptor type 2, with product MGPLEAVGEDNQTDEMKMELFTKLYLTRYTTPLNELALDPKPELKDSTTLVEVQIILIFAYCSIILLGVIGNSLVIHVIIKFKSMRTVTNFFIANLAVADLLVNTLCLPFTLVYTLLGEWKLGPVLCHLVPYAQALAVHVSTVTLTVIALDRHRCIVYHLESRISKQISFLIIGVAWAVSALLASPLAIFREYSLIEIIPDFKIVVCSEKWPGEGQLNYGTIYSISMLLIQYVLPLAVISYAYIRIWTKLKNHVSPGAGNDHYHHRRRKTTKMLVCVVVVFAVSWLPFHTFQLVSDIDSQVLDLKEYKLIYTVFHVIAMCSTFANPLLYGWMNNNYRTAFLTAFQCEQRLDSIHPEVSAAFKARKKLEAKRIQFPGDSFTQPTDV from the coding sequence ATGGGGCCCCTGGAAGCAGTAGGTGAGGACAACCAGACAGATGAAATGAAAATGGAGCTGTTCACTAAGCTGTACTTGACAAGATACACCACACCACTCAACGAATTGGCTCTGGACCCTAAACCAGAACTGAAGGACAGCACAACACTTGTTGAAGTACAGATAATTCTCATCTTTGCCTACTGctccatcatcctgctgggagtgaTCGGAAACTCCCTTGTGATCCACGTGATCATCAAGTTCAAGAGCATGCGCACAGTGACTAACTTCTTCATTGCCAACCTGGCAGTGGCTGACCTGCTGGTGAACACGCTGTGCCTGCCCTTCACTTTGGTTTATACGCTCCTGGGCGAATGGAAGCTGGGCCCGGTGTTGTGCCACCTGGTGCCCTATGCCCAGGCCCTTGCTGTCCACGTGTCCACTGTCACTTTGACCGTGATCGCTCTGGATCGTCACCGCTGCATCGTCTACCACTTGGAAAGCAGAATCTCTAAGCAGATCAGCTTCCTGATTATAGGAGTTGCCTGGGCAGTCAGTGCCCTGCTGGCAAGTCCTCTGGCCATCTTCCGTGAGTACTCGTTGATTGAGATCATTCCTGACTTCAAGATTGTGGTCTGCTCTGAGAAGTGGCCAGGGGAGGGGCAGCTCAACTATGGCACCATCTACAGCATCTCCATGCTCCTGATCCAGTACGTTCTGCCTCTGGCAGTCATCTCCTATGCCTACATCCGTATTTGGACCAAGCTCAAGAACCACGTTAGCCCCGGGGCAGGGAATGACCACTATCACCACCGGCGCCGGAAAACCACCAAGATGCTGGTGTGCGTGGTTGTGGTGTTCGCTGTCAGCTGGCTGCCCTTTCACACCTTCCAGCTGGTCAGTGACATTGACAGTCAGGTGTTAGACCTGAAAGAGTACAAACTGATCTACACGGTGTTCCATGTCATTGCCATGTGCTCCACGTTTGCTAACCCCCTCCTCTATGGCTGGATGAACAACAACTACAGGACGGCCTTCCTCACGGCCTTCCAGTGTGAGCAGCGGCTGGACTCCATCCACCCCGAAGTATCGGCAGCTTTCAAAGCCAGGAAGAAGCTAGAAGCCAAGAGGATTCAGTTCCCTGGGGACTCTTTCACGCAACCTACCGATGTCTAA